Proteins from a genomic interval of Clostridium cochlearium:
- a CDS encoding pyridoxal phosphate-dependent aminotransferase: protein MLGVSKRIEELRFSEIRKFIPYSDEAKAKGIHVHHLNIGQPDIKTPEEFVNAIKNFDDKIIKYENSQGNKDLINAFVKYYKSINIDLDKEDVYVTNGGSEGILYALLTICDAGDSVIVPEPYYTNYNTMARMAGVEIISFRTYREDGFRIKNKEEILNSIKDNTKAIMITNPSNPTGVVYTKEEIRMISDIAKEKDLFIISDEVYREFVYDGLEFTSFMDMKDILDRVIIIDSISKRYSACGARIGALICKNRKVTENFMKMCQARLSVSSLDQIGAANLINVPKSYIEEVRIEYEKRRNILYEGLCDIPGVHCEKPSGAFYIIAKLPVDNSDEFTKWMLTDFQYNNKTVMVTPAEGFYTTEGLGRDEVRLSYCINSEDLKEAMIILKKALEEYNK from the coding sequence ATGTTAGGAGTTTCAAAGAGAATAGAGGAACTTAGATTTTCAGAAATAAGGAAATTTATTCCTTACTCTGATGAAGCAAAAGCTAAAGGAATTCATGTTCACCATTTGAACATAGGTCAACCGGATATTAAAACACCAGAGGAATTTGTTAATGCAATCAAAAATTTTGATGATAAAATTATAAAATATGAAAATTCCCAGGGAAATAAGGACTTAATAAATGCCTTTGTAAAATATTATAAAAGTATAAATATAGATTTAGATAAAGAAGACGTATATGTAACTAATGGAGGTAGTGAAGGGATTTTATATGCCCTATTAACCATATGTGATGCTGGTGATAGTGTTATAGTTCCAGAGCCTTATTATACCAACTATAATACAATGGCTAGAATGGCAGGAGTAGAAATAATATCCTTTAGAACTTATAGAGAAGATGGATTTAGAATAAAAAATAAAGAAGAAATTTTAAATTCTATAAAAGATAATACAAAAGCTATAATGATTACAAATCCTAGTAATCCAACTGGAGTTGTTTATACTAAAGAGGAAATTAGGATGATTTCTGATATAGCAAAGGAAAAGGATCTATTTATAATATCTGATGAAGTTTACAGGGAATTTGTATATGACGGTCTTGAATTTACATCTTTTATGGATATGAAGGATATATTAGATAGAGTAATTATAATAGATAGTATATCTAAAAGATATAGTGCCTGTGGAGCAAGAATTGGGGCTTTAATATGTAAAAATAGAAAGGTTACAGAAAACTTTATGAAAATGTGCCAAGCTAGGCTTAGTGTTTCTTCTCTTGATCAAATAGGAGCTGCTAATTTAATAAATGTTCCTAAAAGCTATATAGAAGAAGTAAGAATTGAATATGAAAAAAGAAGAAATATACTATACGAAGGACTTTGCGACATACCAGGTGTTCACTGCGAAAAGCCTTCTGGAGCCTTTTATATTATAGCAAAGCTTCCTGTGGACAATTCAGATGAGTTCACAAAGTGGATGCTAACAGATTTTCAATACAATAATAAGACTGTTATGGTTACCCCAGCGGAAGGATTTTATACTACAGAGGGATTAGGTAGAGATGAAGTTAGATTATCCTATTGCATTAATTCAGAAGACCTAAAAGAAGCTATGATAATACTAAAAAAAGCATTGGAAGAATATAATAAATAA
- a CDS encoding GNAT family N-acetyltransferase, protein MLSITNLNKDNLFHLKILNNTRLSFNTLNGDFLFAYENSSFFDKMLLRKRVLLLRDLKECYGYLWYSKKTSYYLINSLNFKKQYMKAQYISTLLNHLKKDSVFKYICEDNGFNIDILKRSGFNIDKCTIEMDLELEDFMPLISRNLINSKGIYFKKLKQNKEEAIRCHIQNEVFKTKTREPLTIDDIILDEKQNYYLPEGAIFVMDGNKYIGYGQIILISDIPVIVNVGVLKEYRGRGIGKALVCYLLNIINKLNYKEAFITVDSMNTVALNLYKECGFKFNRKVYTMEIKT, encoded by the coding sequence ATGTTGAGTATAACTAATTTAAATAAAGACAATTTATTTCATTTGAAAATTTTAAATAATACCAGGTTGTCATTTAATACTTTAAATGGTGACTTTTTATTTGCCTATGAAAATAGCAGTTTTTTTGATAAAATGCTATTAAGAAAAAGAGTATTGTTATTAAGGGATTTAAAAGAATGTTATGGGTATTTATGGTATAGTAAAAAAACTTCTTATTATTTAATAAACTCTCTAAATTTTAAAAAACAATATATGAAAGCACAATATATATCTACGCTTTTAAATCATCTTAAAAAAGATTCTGTTTTTAAATATATATGTGAAGATAATGGCTTTAATATAGATATATTAAAAAGATCAGGCTTTAATATAGATAAATGTACTATAGAAATGGATTTGGAATTAGAAGATTTCATGCCTTTGATTTCTAGAAATTTAATAAATTCTAAAGGAATTTATTTTAAAAAACTAAAACAAAATAAAGAAGAGGCTATAAGATGTCACATACAAAATGAAGTTTTTAAAACTAAAACAAGAGAACCTTTAACTATAGATGATATAATCTTAGATGAAAAACAAAATTACTATTTACCGGAAGGGGCCATATTTGTTATGGATGGTAATAAATATATAGGATATGGTCAAATAATATTAATAAGCGATATACCTGTTATAGTCAATGTGGGTGTATTAAAGGAATACAGAGGTAGAGGCATTGGAAAAGCTTTAGTATGTTATTTATTAAATATAATAAATAAACTCAATTATAAAGAGGCTTTTATAACAGTAGATTCAATGAATACAGTGGCCTTAAACTTATATAAAGAATGCGGATTTAAATTTAATAGAAAAGTTTATACCATGGAAATAAAGACATAA